A single genomic interval of Helianthus annuus cultivar XRQ/B chromosome 13, HanXRQr2.0-SUNRISE, whole genome shotgun sequence harbors:
- the LOC110897512 gene encoding 50S ribosomal protein L13, chloroplastic: MIAYATSSSAMFAASHKNPLLSTNHTTTTTNRNFQIRCQRNLAPVEQRWMFTDSNFTGPDVWNKTWYPKAEDHVNTEKTWYVVDATDKILGRLASTIAIHIRGKNLATYTPSVDMGAFVIVVNADKVAVSGKKRTQKLYRRHSGRPGGMKVETLDQLQQRIPERIIEHAVRGMLPKGRLGRDLFTHLKVYTGPDHPHQAQTPIDLPIRDKRIQKQT, encoded by the exons ATGATTGCCTACGCAACTTCATCATCCGCGATGTTCGCAGCATCGCACAAGAATCCACTTCTCTCAACAAACCACACCACTACCACAACCAATCGTAACTTTCAGATCCGCTGCCAACGAAACCTTGCCCCTGTTGAGCAGCGTTGGATGTTTACAGATTCCAATTTCACCGGACCG GATGTATGGAACAAGACATGGTACCCCAAAGCCGAAGATCATGTGAACACAGAAAAGACATGGTATGTTGTTGACGCCACAGACAAAATTCTTGGAAGGCTGGCATCAACGATAGCCATTCACATACGTGGCAAGAATCTTGCTACCTATACTCCTAGTGTAGACATGGGAGCTTTTGTCATCGTG GTAAATGCTGATAAAGTTGCAGTCTCGGGCAAAAAGAGAACCCAAAAACTGTACAGGAGGCATTCGGGCAGACCTGGTGGGATGAAAGTTGAAACTTTGGATCAGCTTCAACAAAGGATTCcagaaaggatcattgagcacgCGGTCCGTGGGATGCTTCCCAAGGGAAGG CTTGGAAGAGATCTTTTTACTCACCTTAAGGTGTACACAGGTCCTGACCATCCACACCAAGCACAAACGCCGATCGACTTGCCTATAAGAGACAAGAGGATACAGAAACAAACCTAG